The Planococcus halocryophilus nucleotide sequence TATCCGGGCGTCCCATTGGACCGTATACTGTAAAGAATCGAAGTCCTGTTGCTGGGATTTTGTATAAATGGCTATAGGTATGAGCCATCAATTCATTCGATTTCTTTGTAGACGCATATAACGACACCGGATTATCCACAAAATCAGTTTCCTCGAAAGGCACTTTCTTGTTGGCTCCATATACAGAACTCGATGAAGCATACAACAAGTGGTCCACTGGATAATGACGGCAAGCTTCTATAATATTGTAGAAACCGATAACGTTGCTTTGAATATAGACATCAGGATTTTCAATCGAATATCTCACACCTGCTTGAGCTGCTAAGTTTACTACGATATTCGGTTTGTATTCCTCAAAGAGACTTGTGACTAATTCTTTATCCGAAATGTCTCCTTTGACGAAAGTGAATTTTTTATTTGACTTCAATTGAGCCAAACGATCATGCTTCAATTTAACGTCATAGTATTCATTAAGGTTGTCAATTCCAACTACTTTGCAGCCAGCTTCCAATAAGCGATTTGTAAGGTAATAACCAATAAATCCAGCTGCGCCGGTGATGAAATATACTTTACTAGAGTCTAGCGGCTTGTAACTCAAGCTTTCTCAACTCCTTGAGTGCATCTTTGTTTGCGGGCGCCCGACCAACAGAATAATACTCTACTCCAGCTTGTTTCATCTCTTCCACACTATGTAGATTCCGACCATCATACAGCAGAGGTGTTCTCATTAACTGTTTATACGTTTGTGCATCGATTGTCTTCACTTCTTCCCATTCAGTAA carries:
- a CDS encoding GDP-mannose 4,6-dehydratase codes for the protein MSYKPLDSSKVYFITGAAGFIGYYLTNRLLEAGCKVVGIDNLNEYYDVKLKHDRLAQLKSNKKFTFVKGDISDKELVTSLFEEYKPNIVVNLAAQAGVRYSIENPDVYIQSNVIGFYNIIEACRHYPVDHLLYASSSSVYGANKKVPFEETDFVDNPVSLYASTKKSNELMAHTYSHLYKIPATGLRFFTVYGPMGRPDMAYFGFTDKLFADEEIKIFNDGDFENDLYRDFTYVDDIVEGIQRLLSNPPSEDGEVPHEIFNIGNSSPEKLMVFIETLEKCLSNSLGRTIEFKKKFEPIKPGDVPATYASTKLLEEAIGFKPKTSIEEGLQKFTDWYCEYYKMV